From Cyanobacteria bacterium QS_8_64_29:
GCTCAAGCTACTATCCCTGCAAGCGCTCCGCCCTCGCCATCCCACCCCCAACGGCGCTGGTGGCACTATTTCAGCTTCAACACCGACCACAAGGTCATCGGCATCCAGTACTTGGTGACCTCGTTTTTGTTCTATCTAGTCGGCGGCGCCCTGGCCGGGGTCATGCGCACCGAGCTGGCGACGCCGCAGCCCGATGTGGTTGACCCGGAGCTCTACAACCAGCTGTTTACGGTCCACGGCACCGTGATGATCTTTTTGTGGATCGTTCCGGCTGGGGCCGGGCTAGCCAACTACCTGCTCCCGCTGATGGTGGGAGCGCGGGATATGGCCTTTCCCCGGCTGAACGCCGCGGCTTTCTGGCTGATCCCGCCGGCAGGCCTGCTGCTGCTGGCTAGCTTCCTGGTAGAAGCACCGCAAGCCGGCTGGACCTCCTACCCGCCGCTGAGCTTGGTGATGGGCAAAGTCGGCGAGGAGATTTGGATCCTGAGCCTGCTGCTGTTGGGGACCTCCTCCATCATGGGGGCGATCAACTTCATCACCACCATCGTGCGGATGCGCACCCCCGAGATGGGCTGGAACGACATGCCCCTATTTTGCTGGTCCATGCTGGCCACGTCGTTGATGGTGCTGGTCGCCACGCCAGTGCTGGCAGCCGCGCTGATCCTGCTGTCGTTTGACTTGCTGGCCGGGACCAGCTTTTTCAATCCGGCTGGCGGCGGCGATCCGGTAGTCTACCAGCACATATTCTGGTTCTACTCGCATCCGGCGGTTTACATCATGATCCTGCCCTTTTTTGGGGTCATCTCTGAGGTGCTGCCGGTGCATGCGCGCAAGCCGCTGTTTGCCTACCGCGCCGTTGCTTACTCCAGCTTGGCTATTAGCGTTTTGGGGCTGCTGGTGTGGGCCCACCACATGTTTACCAGCGGCACGCCGGCCTGGCTGCGGATGTTTTTTATGGCAGCCACCATGCTCATTGCCGTCCCCACCGGCATTAAGGTCTTTAGCTGGTGCGCCACGCTCTGGGGCGGCAAGCTTCGGCTCAACAGCGCCATGCTGTTTGGCATGGGGTTTGTCTCGTCGTTTTTGATCGGCGGGTTGAGCGGCGTCATGCTGGCCTCGGTGCCGTTTGATATCCACGTCCACGACAGCTACTTCATCGTTGCCCACCTGCACTACGTTCTCTTTGGCGGCAGCGTCTTGGGGGTCTTTGCTGCCATTTACCACTGGTTCCCCAAAATGACGGGCCGCATGCTCAACGAAACCTGGGGTCGGGTGCACTTTGCCCTGACGCTTGTGGGGCTGAACCTGGCCTTTTTGCCCATGCACCAGTTGGGGTTGATGGGCATGAGCCGGCGCATCGCGCTCTACGATCCCCAGTACGAGACCCTCAACGTCATTTGCACGGTGGGCTCCTACATTTTGGGCGCCTCGACGCTGCCATTTTTGGCCAACGTGGTTTGGTGCTGGTGGCGGGGGCAGCCGGCGCCGTCCAATCCCTGGCGGGCGCTGACGCTGGAGTGGCAGACCGCATCGCCGCCCGAGATCGAAAACTTTGAAACGGAACCGGTCTTGTGGTCCGGACCCTACGATTACGGCATCGAGCGGGCGTATTTGCCCCCATCGACGGCCGGCTCGTCCCAATAAGGCTCGGACCCAGGCGGGAACGATGGACTGGGCGGCCCGCCTGCTCCCTGCTCGACGCGCTAAGGATAAGAACTGGCATGACAGGCTCGACGGTGGGCGAATCCCAGACGGTGCTGGGCGAGACTCAAGCGCCAACGGCGGCTGCCGAGGAACCGGACCATCGCCTGTTTGGCGTTGTCCTGTTCCTGGTCGCCGAGAGCGCCATCTTTCTAGGCTTTTTTGGGGCTTATTTGATTTACTACTCGACCATGCCCCAATGGCCGCCGCAAGGAACGCCCGAGCTGGAGTTGGCCTTGCCGGCGGTCAACACGGCCATCCTGGTTGCCAGTAGCTTTGTCATGCACCGCGGCCAAAGCGCCATCAAGGCCGATGACTTGAGCGGGCTGCGGTTTTGGTTCGGGCTAACGGGCCTGTTGGGCGCGATCTTTTTGGGCGGCCAACTTTACGAGTACGCCACTGTTGAGTTCGGCCTGACCGCCAACTTATTTACCAGCGCGTTTTTCGTGCTGACCGGCTTTCACGGCTTGCACGTCACGTTCGGGTTGCTGCTCATTGCCTTGGTGCTGGTGCGCACGCAGCGACCCGGTCACTACAGCAGCCAGCACCACTTTGGGGTCGAGGCTGCCGAGCTCTACTGGCACTTTGTCGATGTTGTTTGGATCGTGCTGTTTGGGCTGGTCTATCTGCTCTAGAGCGTGACAAACTCCTCGGCCACGGTGGGATGAATGCCCACGGTGGCGTTGAAATCAGCCTTGGTCGCGCCCATTTTGAGTGCGATCGCCACACCCTGCACGATCTCGGCGGCACCCTCGCCCACCATGTGGGCGCCCAGCACGCGGTCGGTGCTGTGATCGACCACCAGCTTGACTGTGGTCTTCTCGTCCCGATCAGTGAGGCTGAGGTGCGTGGCGCGAAACCGCGCCCGATGCACCGCGATCGCCTCACCGTAGCGCTCGCGCGCGAGCGCCTCCGTTAAGCCCACCGTGGCGGCTTCGGGGATGGTGAACACGGCCGAGGGGACGTTTTCGTAGGCCATGACCCGATCCTGGCCGCCGAACTCGGTATCGGCGAGGGCGCGCCCCTCATTGATGGCCACCGGCGTTAGGTTGATGCGGTTGGTGCAGTCGCCCACGGCAAAGATGTGGGGCTGGCTGGTGCGGCTGTAGTCATCGACGCCCACGGCGCCGCGATCGGTCTCGATGCCCGCGTTTTCCAAGCCCAGGTTCTGTAGGTTGGGGGCGCGCCCGGTGGCGGCCAGCACGGCATCGACCGTGACGGTCTGGGCGTGGGCCCCTTGTGTAGTGACCTGGTAGCTGCCATCGGCCTGCTTGTCGATGCGGGCCACATCGCTCTCGGGGAGCAGTTGAATGCCGCGCTGCTGCATGGTGTCTTGCACCCCGGTGCGGATGTCGCTATCGAAGCTGCGCAGGATCCGCTCGCGGCGCACGATTTGGGTTACTTCGCTGCCCAGGCCGTGCAGGATGCAGGCAAACTCGGTGGCAATGTAGCCGCCCCCGACGATCGCAACGCGTGGGGATTGCTGGCGCAATCGGAAGACGTCGTCCGAGACCAGGGCGTGCTCCATGCCAGGCACCTCCGGCTTGACCGGGTGCCCGCCCACGGCGATGGCGATTTTGTCGGCGCTGACCTTGCGATCGCCGAGGTCGATGGTGTGGGCATCCAGCAGCTTGGCGTAGGCATCGAAAGCCTCCACCCCGGCTTTGTCCAGCGTGCGCTGATAGACCCCGTTGAGACGCTCGACTTCGCGGTCGATCGCCGCCACTAGATGCGCCCAGTCGAAGCTGGGTTGGCCCAAGCGCCAGCCGTAGCTGCGGGCGTCTTCAAACCCGTCGGCCAAATGAGCAGCATGGACCATGAGCTTTTTGGGAATGCAGCCGCGGTTGACGCAGGTGCCCCCCAAGCGATCGACCTCGGCAAGGCCCACTCGCGCCCCATGACCGGCTGCCCGGCGCGCTGTGGCAATGCCACCCGAGCCGCCGCCAATCACAAACAAATCGTAGTCGTAAGGCATGGTCCCCCAGCGCTGCGCTCGTCCCCGCCCAGGCTAGCGCACCTTCAACCGGCTATTGCTGCGACTCGGAATCGGTTTTGGGCTTGGCGGCAGCCGCCGTTGCCGAACGCTTTTTGCTGCCCCGCTTCCCGCTCTGGCGCTGCTGCGACTGCGTTTTTTGCTGCAGCGAGGCCCGGCCGTTGCGCACTTCCTGCAGCGAGCTGCTCAGGTAGCGCTCCAGCTCGTCCAGAATGGCCTCCGCGTAGCGATCGGCGCCCTGCTCGATCTGCTCGCACTCGGCGCGGGTTTGCTCGCGCTGCTGCTCGAGCTCGCGCTGGGTTTGCTGGCGCAGCCGATCGAGCTCGGTTTGGGTGTGATCCTGCAACTGCCGGCACTCTTGCTGGACTTGCTCGCGGATGCGCTGGGCGTCTTGCTCGGCCTGCTGCACGATACCGGTTTCGTCTTTGATTTGGGCCGCTTGCTGTTGCGCCGCCTCAAGGATGTTCTGCGCTTGCGACTCGGCCTGCTGCAAGATTTCGTTTTTCCACCGGACGATCTCGACGGCTTCATCAAAGGCCGCCGGCAGGTTCATGCGGACGGCATCGAGCTGCTCGAGCAGCCGCCCCTCGTCCACTAGCGTCCGCCGGGTCAGCGGGATGCGAAAGCTATCCAGAATTAAGGCTTCGAGCCGGTCCAGCTGTCGTTGGACGTCGAACCCGGCCGATCGCGACTCAGCGGATTGCTCCGACGATTGTCGCTCGGGGGACTGGGCGTCGGCGGGGTCGGCGCGTGACATCGATATAGGGCTTGCGCGACATTCGGCGGCGTCAGGTGCTCGACCGAGCCACCAAACTGGGCGATTTCTTTCACTACGCTACTACTTAAGAAACTATATTCGTTGGAGGTCGCCAAAAAAACCGTCTCTAGCTGCGGCCCGAGGGTCTGATTGGTGTGGGCCATCTGCAACTCTTTTTCAAAGTCGGAGAGCACGCGCAAGCCGCGCAGCACAACGCTCGCGCCGCGATCGCGGGCGTAGGCAACGGTCAACCCGCTAAAGCTATCGACCTCAACATTGCTCAAATGCTGGGTGGCCTCCCGGATTTGGGCCATGCGCTCCTGGGCCGAGAACAGCGGCTGCTTGTTGGGGTTGCGCAGGACGGCAACGATGGTGCGCTCGAACAGTCGGCTGCCGCGCTCGATGATATCGAGATGGCCGAAGGTGACCGGGTCGAAGCTCCCCGGATAGATCGCAATCAAAAGCGTGGGTGGGGCCAGCGACTACAGTGGGGATTATAGCGGGAGGGGCTCGGGCATCCGCTCATGCCAGCCGATCGAACCACGGCCGCCGATCCCCAACAGCAGCTGGCGCAGGCCGAGGCATACTTGCAAACCTCGGTTGCGCCCCAGGCCGGCGCCATCGATCGCGACGCGCGCGCCCTCAAAGCAGCGTTGCAAGGCTTAGGCGATCGCGAGCTTCTGGCCCTGCGGGTTCCGCCTAGCTGGGGCGGCGCAGGTTTTGATGCCACTGCATTCTGGCAGTTTGGCGCCATGGTGGCTCGCCATTCGGGGGCGCTGGCCTTTTTACAGGCGCAGCACCAAAGCGCCGCTGCTGCCATTGCCGGCAGCTCTAACGAGTCGCTAAGCATGCGTACTTGCCGCGCCTGGCTCGGGGCGCGGCGTTGCTGGGGATTGGGTTTTCGCACCTGCGACGCCCGGGCGAGCCCCTAGTCCAAGCCACGCCTACCGAAGGCGGCTACTGCTTGGACGGCCGCGCACCTTGGGTGACGGGCTGGGCGAGCTTTGATGAATTCGTCATGGGCGCAACCCTGCCGGACGGGCGCGCGCTTTACGGGTTGGTGCCGCTGCAGGACGCAGATTGCGCCGGCGGCGGAACCGTGCGCTGCTCTGAGCCCATGGATTTGGCCGCCATGGGCTCGACCAATACGGTCAGCGTCGAGCTGGCGGGTTGGCTGCTGCCTGCCGAGCGCGTCCTGGCGGTGAGACCGGCGGACCGCTTGCAGCAGCGCGATCGCCAAACCGTGCTCAATCATGGCTTCTTTGCCCTGGGCTGCGCGCGCGCTGCCCTCGATATTGTCGCAGCAGCCCGCGAGCGCAAGCCGCTAGCGGCACTCCAGCAAGCCTGGCAAGCCCTGGACGCCGAACTCACCGGTTGCCGCGAGGCCATGTTTGCTGCGCTCGAGGCGGAGCAGAGCGTGTTCGAGCAGCGCTTGCAGTTGCGCAGCCAAGCCATCGAGCTGGCCGGTCGCTGCGCGCAAGCGGCCGTTGTGGCCTCGGGCGGTGCTGCCGCTGCCACGAGCCATCCCGCGCAGCGGGTCTATTGCGAGGCGCTGGCATTTGCCGTTTTCGGCCAAACGCGCGCCGTCATGGAAACTTCACTGGCGCGCCTGAGCGGATGCGGCGGCGAGGCGAGCGCTGGGTAATCCCGCGCAGAGGGAGGCGATGCCGGCAGACGAGCTGCAGCTAACGGTTACCGTGCGCGCCTCGCAGCCGGCGCTGCTGCGGGGATTGGACCTGTGGCTGCGTTGGGGACTCATCGATGAGGACCAAGTCAGGCACCTGGGCCGGGAACGTCTGTGCTGCGCGCTGCCGCAACCGAGGCCGACGGTGCGCTCGGTTGCAGGAACCTCACCAGCGGCAAAGCCCCAGCGGGCGCGCAAATCCCAACCGCTGCTGCCCGGGCTGCCGCGCGGCGCTCGCGCCTGGCAGGGATTCAAGGACGAGCTGAGCGTCCGCTGGTTGCTATTTTTGGGCGTCTTTCTGGTCGTGGTCTCCTCTGGGGTCTTGGCGGCAACCCAGTGGTCGCAGTTTCCGCCCAGCGGCCAGTACGCGATTTTGGGCGCTTACACGCTGGGGTTTTGGGGGGCCGGACTGGTTGCCAGCCTGCGCGCGCGCCTGCGCCTGACGGCGCAAACGTTGCAGGCCGTAGCGCTGCTGCTAGTGCCGGTCAATGTTTGGGCGCTGGATTCGTTCGGCTTGGCAGCCTCGCCGGGGGTAAAGGCCGCGATCGCGCTCCCGGTCCTGAGTGCTCTGGTGGGGATAACCCTGCGCCCGAGTGCTAGCTGGGGCGTGATCGCCGTTGTCCTGGGCCTGTCCTTTTTGCAAGGGGGATGGGCATTGCCCCACGGGCCGATTGCGGCTGCTTATGCGGGCACGGCCGGAAGCGCTGCCGCGATCGCGGGCTGGCGGCGCCAGGGGCAAGCGCGCTCGGGCGTAGCAGCACTGGCGGCCTACGCCGGATTGCTGCTGCTGGTGCGGGCCGTTTTTATTGCGCAACTGCCGTTGGGACAGCTCAGCCTTGCCATTGCCCTGGGCGGGAGCGCGCTCGTCCTGCTGGAGGACCACCGCTTGCCGGTGGGACGCTGGCGGACGCTGGGCCTTTGGGAAGGGCTGGGGATGTTGCTGCTGGGCTTGGGCATCGGGAGCGCCGCCAGCACCGGCGTTGCTGGGCAAGCGCTGGCAGCGAGCGTCCTGGCTGGCGCCACCTTCGTGCGGCGCTTGCGGCAATACCAGCAGCGGGCGGATCTGGCCGTCCTGTTCGCCATCGGGTTGCAAGCGCCGTTCTGGCTTTGGCAGTGGCTGCCGTTGCCGTTGCGCCAGCGCGCGCTCGAGGCCCTCACGCACGGATTGGGCCTGGACCCAGCGCTGAGCGACGCGCTGCTGGGCCTATCGCTGTTTCCCTACTTGCTGCTTTGGCTGGGCTTTGCCGGTTGGCTCAAGCGGCGCGGTTGGCAAGCGCTGGCGCACTTTGCCGATGGTTTGGCCCTGCTGTTGGGCCTCATTCTGGCCGCGATCGCCCCCTTCCCGCCCAGTACGCGGACGCTCAATCTAGTCTTGAGCGCCGCAGCGCTCGGGGGCGTCACCTACCGCCGCTACCCGCAACAGGCAAGCCCGGCTTACCTCACGCAAGCCGGCAGCTCGCTGGCGATCCTGTCAGGAGTCGGCTGGGCTAGCCCCTCCATGGGGAGCGTTGGTTGGGGCAGCGTGCTGCTGGGGATGGCTGTGGCTGAGTGGGCAGCCAGCCTGCGTTTCTGGGGGGCCGTGCCGGCGCTCTCGCGCAGCTGCTGGTCTTGGCGGGTGGCAGCTACCTGGCATTCGCCCATCGCGCTTGGGGAGTCCAGGCTTGGGGGTTGTTGTGGCTGGCCGTTCCGCTCGCGCTTGCCGGCATGGCTGCAGTTGCGAGCTGGTCCCGGCGGCGCCAGCAGGCTGCCTGGGCCAGTATCGCTAGCTTTGCCATCGGGCAACCGCTGACGCTGCTTTTGCCCCAGGCGCGCGCCCTGAGTTTGGGGATAGCAACGGCCGGAACGACCGTCAGCGCGTACCGCTTGCGCCAGCCGGCAGCCACTGCTCTCCATCTGGGCTTTGCCATTGGCTGGGCGATCGCGCTGCTGCAAGCGTGGCTGTCGGGATCCGACTGGTTCGTGTTGGTCGCCGCGATTGCGGCCCTGCTTTGGGTCTGCAACGCGGATGCCGGCACCGGGCAATCCCGCTAGCGCGGGCCTACGCGCGCAGTGCCGACAGCTGGGCCATTGCCCTAACTGCGCTGGGCCTGGCCGCGCTAACACCCTACATTGCCAGCAGCTATTTTACCCGATCGCATTGGGCTGGCAGCCGCTAGTGGTGGCGTTACTGCTGGGCGCTGCCATCAGCTGGCGCTACCGGCAGCAGCCTATTTCCGTGGCAACCTACGGTGCGGGCTGGGCAGTTGCGCTTGCCCTGGCAGTAGCCGTGCACCTGGCAGGGGGGTCGGTGCTGGCCTGGTCGGTTGCCAATGTGAGCTTTGCCCTGGGATGGGTGCTGGTTGCCGCCCGCCCGGCCGCTGCGCGCGCGCTGTCGCCGCTGTCCCAAAATCAGGACCTTCCGCTGCTCTACGCCGGGCTGGGCTTATTGCTGCGGGCAGCCAGCTTCACGCCCTACACGGGAGGCATCACGCTAGGAGCTTCGCTAGTGGCGTTGGTAGTGGGACAGCGCCAGGCGCGCAAGCCCATCACCTATCTAGC
This genomic window contains:
- a CDS encoding heme-copper oxidase subunit III, whose protein sequence is MTGSTVGESQTVLGETQAPTAAAEEPDHRLFGVVLFLVAESAIFLGFFGAYLIYYSTMPQWPPQGTPELELALPAVNTAILVASSFVMHRGQSAIKADDLSGLRFWFGLTGLLGAIFLGGQLYEYATVEFGLTANLFTSAFFVLTGFHGLHVTFGLLLIALVLVRTQRPGHYSSQHHFGVEAAELYWHFVDVVWIVLFGLVYLL
- a CDS encoding pantetheine-phosphate adenylyltransferase, with amino-acid sequence MIAIYPGSFDPVTFGHLDIIERGSRLFERTIVAVLRNPNKQPLFSAQERMAQIREATQHLSNVEVDSFSGLTVAYARDRGASVVLRGLRVLSDFEKELQMAHTNQTLGPQLETVFLATSNEYSFLSSSVVKEIAQFGGSVEHLTPPNVAQALYRCHAPTPPTPSPPSDNRRSNPLSRDRPGSTSNDSWTGSKP
- the ctaD gene encoding cytochrome c oxidase subunit I, which gives rise to MAAQATIPASAPPSPSHPQRRWWHYFSFNTDHKVIGIQYLVTSFLFYLVGGALAGVMRTELATPQPDVVDPELYNQLFTVHGTVMIFLWIVPAGAGLANYLLPLMVGARDMAFPRLNAAAFWLIPPAGLLLLASFLVEAPQAGWTSYPPLSLVMGKVGEEIWILSLLLLGTSSIMGAINFITTIVRMRTPEMGWNDMPLFCWSMLATSLMVLVATPVLAAALILLSFDLLAGTSFFNPAGGGDPVVYQHIFWFYSHPAVYIMILPFFGVISEVLPVHARKPLFAYRAVAYSSLAISVLGLLVWAHHMFTSGTPAWLRMFFMAATMLIAVPTGIKVFSWCATLWGGKLRLNSAMLFGMGFVSSFLIGGLSGVMLASVPFDIHVHDSYFIVAHLHYVLFGGSVLGVFAAIYHWFPKMTGRMLNETWGRVHFALTLVGLNLAFLPMHQLGLMGMSRRIALYDPQYETLNVICTVGSYILGASTLPFLANVVWCWWRGQPAPSNPWRALTLEWQTASPPEIENFETEPVLWSGPYDYGIERAYLPPSTAGSSQ
- a CDS encoding glutathione-disulfide reductase, which translates into the protein MPYDYDLFVIGGGSGGIATARRAAGHGARVGLAEVDRLGGTCVNRGCIPKKLMVHAAHLADGFEDARSYGWRLGQPSFDWAHLVAAIDREVERLNGVYQRTLDKAGVEAFDAYAKLLDAHTIDLGDRKVSADKIAIAVGGHPVKPEVPGMEHALVSDDVFRLRQQSPRVAIVGGGYIATEFACILHGLGSEVTQIVRRERILRSFDSDIRTGVQDTMQQRGIQLLPESDVARIDKQADGSYQVTTQGAHAQTVTVDAVLAATGRAPNLQNLGLENAGIETDRGAVGVDDYSRTSQPHIFAVGDCTNRINLTPVAINEGRALADTEFGGQDRVMAYENVPSAVFTIPEAATVGLTEALARERYGEAIAVHRARFRATHLSLTDRDEKTTVKLVVDHSTDRVLGAHMVGEGAAEIVQGVAIALKMGATKADFNATVGIHPTVAEEFVTL